One Hordeum vulgare subsp. vulgare chromosome 4H, MorexV3_pseudomolecules_assembly, whole genome shotgun sequence DNA window includes the following coding sequences:
- the LOC123446723 gene encoding long chain acyl-CoA synthetase 3-like, with protein MVQFNLLIDNALSVGAGAIEFILCHAEVEIAFAEENKVAELLKTFPKSTEFFKTIVSFGKVTQEQKEVVSKYGQSIYSWDEFLSLVR; from the exons ATGGTACAGTTCAACCTGCTTATTGACAATGCTCTTTCTGTAGGGGCTGGTGCGATAGAGTTTATTTTGTGCCATGCAGAAGTTGAGATTGCTTTTGCAGAGGAAAATAAAGTTGCGGAG CTGTTGAAGACATTTCCTAAGTCAACTGAGTTCTTTAAAA CCATTGTGAGTTTTGGTAAAGTGACACAAGAACAAAAGGAAGTAGTTTCCAAGTACGGGCAGTCAATATACTCATGGGATGAGTTCCTTTCTTTGGTAAGATAG